One stretch of Hemiscyllium ocellatum isolate sHemOce1 chromosome 27 unlocalized genomic scaffold, sHemOce1.pat.X.cur. SUPER_27_unloc_3, whole genome shotgun sequence DNA includes these proteins:
- the LOC132808024 gene encoding zinc finger protein 229-like: MEKPEESRPVEKPWKCGDCGKGFRVPSALEIHRRSHTGERPFPCTDCGKAFRYSSHLLAHQRDHTGERSFSCPECGKAFVFFSALLAHRRIHTGERPFSCPECGKAFTNNSKLRIHQRIHTGERPFSCPECGKAFSDSSALLIHQRVHMGQRPFSCSECGKGFSTSSTLLKHQRVHSEERPYICSQCGKGFSFSSTLLTHQRVHTGERPFTCSQCGKAFTRSSTLMRHQRVHTGERPFTCSQCGKGFTYSCNLRSHQRVHTGERPFSCPQCGKAFNRSSSLLSHQRIHTGEKPYICSQCGKGFTRSSHLQRHQRVHTGERPYTCSQCGKGFTSPSHLRRHQRVHVPSQGD, translated from the coding sequence atggagaaacctgaggaatcccgccctgtggagaaaccgtggaaatgtggggactgtgggaaaggcttccgtgtcccatctgccctggagattcatcggcgcagtcacaccggggagaggccattcccctgcaccgactgtgggaaggccttcagatattcctcccacctgctggcccaccagcgggaccacacgggggaaaggtccttcagctgccctgagtgcgggaaggccttcgtgTTTTTCTCCGCCCTGTTGGCCCATCGGCGGatccacacaggagagaggccgttcagctgcccagagtgcgggaaggctttTACCAACAACTCCAAACTGCGgatccaccagcggatccacacaggggaaaggccattcagctgccctgagtgtgggaaggccttcagcgattcctccgccctgctgatccaccagcgggtccacatggggcagaggcccttcagctgctcagagtgtgggaagggcttcagcacatcctccaccctgctgaagcaccagcgggtccacagcGAGGAGAGGCCGTacatctgctctcagtgcgggaagggcttcagttTTTCCTCCAcgctgctgacccaccagcgtgtccacaccggggagaggccgttcacctgctctcagtgcgggaaggcctttacccggTCCTCCACCCTGATgaggcaccagcgtgtccacaccggggagaggccgttcacctgctctcagtgcgggaagggcttcacctactcctgcaacctgcggagccaccagcgggtccacaccggggagaggcccttcagctgccctcagtgcgggaaggccttcaacaGATCTTCCTCCCTGCTgagccaccagcggatccacaccggggagaagccgtacatctgctctcagtgcgggaagggcttcacccgctcctcacacctgcagagacaccagcgggtccacaccggggagagaccgtacacctgctctcagtgtgggaagggttTCACCAGCccctcccacctgcggagacaccagcgagttcacgtgccatcgcagggggattga